In Capsicum annuum cultivar UCD-10X-F1 chromosome 11, UCD10Xv1.1, whole genome shotgun sequence, one genomic interval encodes:
- the LOC124888991 gene encoding uncharacterized protein LOC124888991, whose amino-acid sequence MQGYLSGLKVLIQQESRLAHAIHYFAHQLQLTFVGVSKKCLQVGELVLLISNVLNIVGGSFKRIDELRQAQAEKVQEALDMSEIETGKSLNKELGLARATNTLWISHYKSFKNFISMFSSITNGLDTIVVDSESVEEKVRATGYLRTCQTFEVAFILHVMRDILAITNELNESLQKKEQDITNVVLLVKVVKRRLQRSRRRVANYTISHHYRGEVFFKIIDWQLQKLNDRFNKVRKYLLIGVACLNPVDSFANFDINKILRMTELYPDDFDENIMVTLKNQLQTYIIDVRDVNERFSNLKGLGNLSEELVKTKKYFNYPLVFRLVKFALLLPVATATVERAFSAMKLIKSELRNRLDDDFISSWSIKVAALPTEFSLYAGSNLQPLVKGGTAPSTAPQHMLVPKRT is encoded by the exons ATGCAAGGATATCTAAGTGGACTTAAAGTTTTGATTCAGCAAGAAAGTAGATTAGCTCATGCAATTCATTATTTTGCTCATCAACTTCAGTTGACTTTTGTTGGTGTATCTAAAAAATGTCTTCAAGTTGGAGAACTTGTATTGTTGATTTCCAATGTATTAAATATAGTAGGAGGTTCTTTTAAACGAATAGATGAACTTCGACAAGCTCAAGCAGAAAAAGTTCAAGAGGCGCTAGATATGAGCGAGATTGAAACTGGTAAGAGCTTGAATAAAGAACTTGGTCTTGCTAGAGCTACTAATACCCTTTGGATTTCACACTATAAATCATTTAAGAACTTTattagtatgttcagttctattACTAATGGCCTTGATACTATTGTTGTTGATTCTGAATCTGTTGAAGAAAAAGTTAGGGCAACAGGATATCTCAGAACTTGTCAAACGTTTGAGGTTGCTTTCATATTGCACGTAATGAGAGATATTTTAGCAATCACAAATGAGCTTAATGAATCCTTACAGAAGAAAGAACAAGATATTACAAATGTTGTTCTACTTGTTAAAGTGGTAAAAAGACGATTGCAAAGATCTCGACGAAGAGTTGCTAATTATACTATTTCACATCACTATCGTGGggaagtattttttaaaattattgattgGCAACTTCAAAAACTCAATGATCGTTTTAATAAGGTGAGAAAATATTTGCTTATTGGGGTTGCTTGCTTGAATCCTGTTGACTCATTTGCTAATtttgacataaataaaatattgagaaTGACTGAATTATATcctgatgattttgatgaaaatataatgGTTACTCTCAAGAATCAATTACAGACTTATATTATTGATGTTCGTGATGTTAATGAAAGGTTTTCTAATCTAAAAGGACTTGGTAACCTTTCCGAGGAGCTAGttaagacaaaaaaatattttaattatcctCTTGTGTTTCGTCTTGTAAAGTTTGCATTGCTTCTGCCGGTTGCCACTGCTACAGTTGAAAGAGCTTTTTCGGCAATGAAGTTGATCAAGAGTGAATTGAGAAATCGATTGGATGATGATTTCATAAGCAGTT ggtccattaaggtggcagcactcccaacagagttttctttATACGCAGGGTCGAACCTTCAACCTCTAGTTAAGGGTGGaacagccccatccactgcaccacaacacATGTTG GTTCCAAAACGTACgtag